A genomic segment from Streptomyces sp. NBC_00237 encodes:
- a CDS encoding DUF3068 domain-containing protein: MRRTASPLSLILLGTGVFLLVLAPLLAWYVSPRAKSSPIDIDTTTVFTGTGSYFDTKSLAIARDKPLTITRQVRGDVADSVRSGRAVWDVSTSIDTEDTLPAADTTDSLQWTLERWVTDRRTNEPVHCCKEQPTFDGEAYLKFPFDVEKRSYRWWDGTLGSTVSLRFAGTKKIQGHEGYRFTGTVAPAKTGTRMVPGRLVGLPERGQVLAEEWYANHGVELVVDRRTGRILNAAIGPRKTLRAPGAKTDALVLLDSRKLEFTPATQRTQVALAGTDGDKLRLVSETLPVGGGAAGGLLAASGLFLVVRGRVSPPRQ; this comes from the coding sequence ATGCGTCGCACCGCCTCACCCCTGTCGCTGATCCTGCTCGGCACCGGCGTGTTCCTGCTGGTCCTCGCACCGCTGTTGGCCTGGTACGTCAGCCCCCGGGCCAAGAGCAGCCCGATCGACATCGACACCACCACCGTGTTCACCGGAACGGGGAGCTACTTCGACACCAAGTCGCTGGCGATCGCCCGCGACAAGCCGTTGACGATCACCCGGCAGGTGCGCGGCGACGTCGCCGACAGCGTCCGCAGCGGGCGCGCCGTCTGGGACGTCTCCACGTCCATCGACACCGAGGACACGCTGCCCGCGGCCGACACCACCGACTCCCTCCAGTGGACGCTGGAGCGGTGGGTCACCGACCGCCGCACCAATGAGCCCGTGCACTGCTGCAAGGAGCAGCCCACCTTTGACGGCGAGGCGTACCTGAAGTTCCCCTTCGACGTCGAGAAGCGTTCGTACCGCTGGTGGGACGGCACTCTCGGCTCCACCGTCTCCCTCCGCTTCGCGGGTACGAAGAAGATCCAGGGGCACGAGGGCTACCGCTTCACCGGCACCGTCGCACCCGCCAAGACGGGTACCCGGATGGTGCCGGGCCGCCTGGTGGGCCTGCCCGAGCGGGGGCAGGTCCTGGCCGAGGAGTGGTACGCCAACCACGGCGTGGAGCTGGTCGTCGACCGCCGCACGGGGCGCATCCTGAACGCGGCGATCGGCCCCCGCAAGACGCTCCGGGCCCCCGGTGCGAAGACGGACGCACTGGTGCTGCTGGACAGCCGGAAGCTGGAGTTCACCCCGGCCACCCAGCGGACCCAGGTGGCGCTGGCCGGGACGGACGGCGACAAGTTGCGGCTGGTGAGCGAGACGCTGCCGGTGGGTGGCGGGGCCGCGGGCGGCCTCCTCGCGGCGTCCGGGCTGTTCCTGGTGGTCCGGGGCCGGGTCAGCCCCCCGAGGCAGTGA
- a CDS encoding glycosyltransferase family 4 protein, translated as MPQHVPPELHAARPLRSLEAPHLQGAVAHPRRIVFLSRRDLGNPAAGGSELLVDRLADGLAAHGHQVTLLCGGPAATHRNYRVVSAGGDLGHFLRARGAFARQVGGCDLMVEVCNGLPYLTPLWHRGPTLCLVNHVHTELWGMRFPGPAAGIGRRLEHWALSAAQRDNLLLAVSASTASALGTLGVDRDRIRVVHNGVDAPGARFARSEEPMFLAVGRLVEYKRIDLLLRLWERVRPVTGGRLVIVGDGPERRRLEAMAGPGVVFKGYVSEAEKHRLLCESWLLLHPSAVEGWGLVVTEAAGRATPSIGFDVPGLRDSIVDGVTGALARGESSFAAAWCALALSTERRQAMGQAAALRAERYRWSSTVDGFRVVAAEAVDRHTSGNGPRRPGANRALRPGAAAPSDPPGGNGAGGQSGAEAVALR; from the coding sequence ATGCCCCAGCACGTCCCTCCCGAACTGCACGCCGCGCGACCCCTCCGCTCCCTGGAGGCCCCGCACCTCCAGGGAGCCGTGGCGCATCCCCGCAGAATCGTCTTCCTGTCCCGTCGCGACCTGGGAAACCCGGCCGCGGGCGGCTCCGAACTCCTCGTCGACCGGCTGGCCGACGGGCTGGCCGCGCACGGCCACCAGGTCACCCTGCTGTGCGGCGGACCCGCCGCCACCCACCGCAACTACCGGGTGGTGTCGGCGGGCGGCGACCTGGGGCACTTCCTGCGCGCCCGAGGCGCCTTCGCCCGGCAGGTCGGCGGCTGCGACCTGATGGTCGAGGTCTGCAACGGGCTGCCGTACCTGACCCCGCTCTGGCACCGCGGCCCCACCCTCTGCCTGGTCAACCACGTCCACACCGAGCTGTGGGGCATGCGCTTCCCCGGCCCCGCCGCCGGGATCGGCAGACGCCTGGAGCACTGGGCGCTGTCCGCGGCGCAACGCGACAACCTCCTCCTCGCGGTGTCGGCGTCGACCGCGTCCGCGCTCGGCACGCTGGGCGTCGACCGGGACCGCATCCGCGTCGTGCACAACGGCGTCGACGCCCCCGGGGCACGGTTCGCACGCTCCGAGGAGCCGATGTTCCTCGCGGTGGGCCGCTTGGTGGAGTACAAGCGCATCGATCTGCTGCTGCGGCTCTGGGAGCGGGTGCGGCCGGTCACCGGCGGCCGCCTCGTCATCGTCGGGGACGGCCCGGAGCGGCGGCGGCTGGAGGCGATGGCAGGCCCCGGCGTCGTCTTCAAGGGGTACGTCTCCGAGGCCGAGAAACACCGGCTGCTGTGCGAGTCCTGGCTGTTGCTGCACCCCTCGGCCGTCGAGGGGTGGGGGCTCGTGGTCACCGAGGCGGCGGGGCGCGCGACCCCGTCGATCGGGTTCGACGTACCCGGGCTCAGGGACTCGATCGTGGACGGAGTGACGGGTGCGCTGGCGCGCGGCGAGAGTTCGTTCGCCGCCGCGTGGTGCGCGCTCGCCCTGAGTACGGAGCGCCGTCAGGCCATGGGGCAGGCGGCGGCCCTCCGGGCGGAGCGCTACCGGTGGTCGAGCACGGTGGACGGGTTCCGCGTGGTGGCCGCCGAGGCCGTCGACCGGCACACCTCCGGGAACGGGCCCCGGCGTCCCGGCGCGAACCGGGCCCTGCGGCCGGGTGCGGCCGCTCCGTCCGACCCGCCGGGCGGCAACGGAGCAGGCGGCCAGTCCGGCGCCGAGGCGGTCGCCCTGCGATGA
- a CDS encoding class I SAM-dependent methyltransferase, with protein MTSTDRTPPARRASPGSSASPDSPGAAVSPGAAVSPGSAASPAAPPRPARLKDPSFRRSAALLRAFLREQHDPDHCYSLLAVDAANQVQRYVPLEGRVVVDVGGGSGHFTAEFRRRGAQSYLFEPDTRELTPPGKRPPPDSVVADGYLLPLADGMADVCFSSNVLEHVADPQTFLSEMVRVTRPGGLIYVSFTNWYSPWGGHEWAPWHYLGADRARRRYERRTGRPAKHTVGENLFPVHVGTTLRQVRAREDVAVVSARARYWPLLPTLAPRIPVLRELVTWNLLLILRRCP; from the coding sequence ATGACCAGCACAGACCGCACTCCCCCGGCTCGCCGCGCTTCTCCTGGATCCTCGGCTTCGCCCGATTCCCCTGGTGCAGCAGTTTCCCCTGGTGCAGCAGTTTCCCCTGGTTCCGCAGCGTCCCCTGCCGCCCCTCCCCGCCCGGCCCGCCTCAAGGACCCCTCCTTCCGGCGTTCCGCCGCTCTCCTGCGGGCCTTCCTCCGCGAGCAGCACGACCCCGACCACTGCTACTCGCTCCTCGCCGTCGACGCCGCCAACCAGGTGCAGCGGTACGTGCCCCTGGAGGGCCGCGTCGTCGTGGACGTCGGCGGCGGCAGCGGACACTTCACGGCCGAGTTCCGGCGGCGCGGTGCGCAGAGCTACCTGTTCGAGCCGGACACCCGTGAGCTGACGCCCCCCGGGAAGCGGCCGCCGCCGGACTCGGTGGTCGCGGACGGCTACCTGCTGCCGCTCGCGGACGGCATGGCCGACGTGTGCTTCTCCTCCAACGTGCTGGAGCACGTCGCCGACCCGCAGACCTTCCTCAGCGAGATGGTCCGCGTGACGCGGCCCGGCGGACTGATCTACGTGTCGTTCACCAACTGGTACTCGCCCTGGGGCGGCCACGAATGGGCGCCCTGGCACTACCTGGGCGCCGACCGGGCCCGCCGCCGCTACGAGCGGCGCACCGGCCGCCCCGCCAAGCACACCGTCGGCGAGAACCTGTTTCCCGTCCACGTCGGTACGACGCTGCGGCAGGTCAGGGCCCGCGAGGACGTCGCGGTGGTGTCCGCGCGGGCCCGCTACTGGCCGCTGCTGCCGACCCTCGCGCCCCGGATTCCCGTACTGCGCGAGCTCGTCACCTGGAACCTCCTCCTCATCCTCCGGCGGTGTCCATGA
- a CDS encoding alpha-(1->3)-arabinofuranosyltransferase family protein, whose protein sequence is MTSTLQAPPGPPSHAAPVPGGRGPDDGPRSRRWLLGFWAAVLVAFLAVSPGRMTFETKLGVAADPFRFIADLGELWHSRAGFGGIFDQYVGYAFPMLPYYALTDLVAIPVWLAERLWLSLVVSVAFWGALRLAERLGFGSSRTRLLGALAYALWPTYTIVIGSTSAAALPGAMLPWVLLPLVNPTLSARSSAVRSALLIPFMGGVNAASTLAALLPVGLYLLSRPAGPRRLAQLRWWVPGVLLATLWWVVPLLMLGIHGENFMPYVEQAKTTTDTMSATELLRGAGNWTGYLNLGEPWLPAGWTVAASALAVLGSAFAAAIGLAGLARRDVPERRWLLLVLLSVVLITLAGYGGSLGALFPGTVQDWLDGWLVPFRNIYKFQSGLALVLVLGLMHAVAVAAEPRGARRVRGRSYVPALAALLVLPGLILPYVNGGILQPGAFKKLPNHWQQTAGWLKEHSPNTRALVAPASAHGIYTWGSTIDQPLDVLAESPWAQRDFVPFGTPGNRRALDAVEQALMSGSEVPGLSAYLARAGLHYVVVRNDLDPDQIGYVPPQTVKRTLEFSGYRRVTGFGPVLTGGRIPDDTPVQVEGLYPRQQAVEVYEPQGERGGSAPDPGRAALKPVADTMTVSGGPESLLRLSANPATRDRPAVLTGDNAPGLASPSVQAAGDGMRRADTRFGLVNTNTSYTYTAKERNASGSMQDAGREPRQILPVAGTGHQTTAVLRGAKSVTASSSGNWLFHLPQYDPVNAFDGNPETAWAEGSAAKPVGQWLRVDFTAPVEVPSSIRLTPLPSDGMRAAPTVVRVETDRGGATSPLQPNGQPQSVDAPPGQAKWLRITIEEAQQGRPGLMGAGFSAVDVPGVQVTRLLALPKDTGGAGSDAGTDPNVISLHRGSDPGGLSPVSAEVGLHRQFTTRQDGAYSLRATALPVPGTALDELLYRQAPDQRRQLTVSADSTAKLGTSLTPRNLVDGDLSTAWVSGNKSVLHLRWPQKRPIDEIVFAAAGGLSTRPEQVEISSPDGAATASVDPNGLAKFAPITTDRLDITLTKAAPLTIHNPVAEGELQLPIGLSEVYVPALDDYRVPQPDPARTFSLPCGQGPVLSIDGTLHATSAQGTLRDLTERRPIAVSLCAGEQRDGVAQLAPGTHRVEAGDTGPLAITDLTLTRGSVAEPSREQRELGFKDWSGDSRTVTVGSGGASYLQTYENANPGWQATLNGKELAPVRLDGWQQGWLVPEGEGGTIELEFAPARWYVGGLVAGGVALLALAGLVLWFRRDARLPVPTGGSPAPPAPGAALGLGVLTVVLVLVAGPLALAVPVLAVAARLRPALLPLISLVAMGGAGVAAAWGAGSPVAVQTGAFGPLAQALAVVGVVAAAVTLGSAASWSAWGRLGPAGRRSEE, encoded by the coding sequence ATGACCAGCACACTCCAGGCGCCGCCCGGTCCTCCGTCGCACGCCGCGCCGGTGCCGGGCGGGCGCGGCCCCGACGACGGGCCGCGTTCCCGCAGATGGCTGCTGGGTTTCTGGGCGGCCGTACTCGTCGCGTTCCTGGCGGTGTCGCCGGGGCGGATGACGTTCGAGACGAAGCTCGGGGTGGCCGCCGACCCGTTCCGGTTCATCGCGGACCTGGGCGAGCTGTGGCACTCCCGGGCCGGTTTCGGCGGGATCTTCGACCAGTACGTGGGCTACGCCTTCCCGATGCTGCCGTACTACGCCCTGACCGACCTGGTCGCGATCCCGGTGTGGCTGGCGGAACGGCTGTGGCTGTCGCTGGTGGTGTCGGTCGCGTTCTGGGGTGCGCTGCGGCTGGCGGAGCGGCTCGGCTTCGGCTCCTCGCGGACCCGGCTCTTAGGAGCGCTGGCGTACGCGCTGTGGCCGACGTACACGATCGTCATCGGCTCGACGTCGGCGGCGGCGCTGCCGGGGGCCATGCTGCCCTGGGTGCTGCTCCCGCTCGTCAACCCCACACTGAGCGCCCGCAGTTCCGCCGTGCGCTCGGCGCTGCTCATTCCCTTCATGGGCGGGGTCAACGCGGCGTCGACGCTCGCCGCGCTGCTGCCCGTGGGCCTGTACCTGCTGAGCCGTCCGGCCGGGCCGCGCCGCCTGGCGCAGCTCCGGTGGTGGGTGCCCGGGGTGCTGCTGGCCACCCTGTGGTGGGTGGTGCCGCTGCTGATGCTGGGCATCCACGGCGAGAACTTCATGCCGTACGTCGAGCAGGCGAAGACCACCACCGACACCATGTCCGCCACGGAACTGCTGCGCGGCGCGGGCAACTGGACCGGATACCTGAACCTCGGCGAGCCGTGGCTCCCGGCCGGGTGGACGGTCGCCGCGTCCGCGCTCGCGGTCCTCGGTTCGGCGTTCGCCGCGGCGATCGGCCTGGCGGGTCTCGCCAGGCGGGACGTCCCCGAGCGGCGCTGGCTGCTGCTCGTACTGCTGTCCGTGGTCCTCATCACCCTTGCTGGGTACGGGGGTTCACTGGGCGCGCTGTTCCCGGGCACCGTGCAGGACTGGCTGGACGGCTGGCTGGTGCCGTTCCGCAACATCTACAAGTTCCAGTCGGGGCTGGCCCTGGTGCTGGTGCTCGGCCTGATGCACGCTGTCGCCGTCGCGGCCGAGCCGCGCGGTGCGCGACGCGTGCGGGGCCGGTCGTACGTGCCCGCGCTGGCGGCACTGCTGGTGCTGCCGGGGCTGATCCTGCCGTACGTCAACGGCGGCATCCTGCAACCCGGCGCGTTCAAGAAGCTGCCCAACCACTGGCAGCAGACGGCGGGTTGGCTCAAGGAGCACTCCCCCAACACGCGCGCCCTCGTCGCCCCGGCGAGCGCGCACGGCATCTACACCTGGGGCTCCACCATCGATCAGCCGTTGGACGTGCTCGCTGAATCCCCTTGGGCGCAGAGGGACTTCGTGCCGTTCGGGACACCGGGCAACCGGCGGGCCCTGGACGCGGTCGAGCAGGCGTTGATGTCGGGTTCCGAAGTCCCCGGGCTTTCGGCCTACTTGGCGCGGGCCGGGCTGCACTACGTCGTCGTGCGCAACGACCTCGATCCCGACCAGATCGGTTACGTACCGCCGCAGACCGTGAAGCGCACCCTGGAGTTCTCGGGCTACCGCCGGGTGACCGGCTTCGGCCCGGTCCTCACCGGCGGGCGCATCCCCGACGACACCCCCGTCCAGGTGGAGGGCCTCTATCCGAGGCAGCAGGCCGTCGAGGTGTACGAGCCGCAGGGCGAGCGCGGCGGCTCCGCGCCCGACCCCGGGCGCGCGGCGCTCAAGCCGGTGGCCGACACGATGACGGTGAGCGGCGGCCCCGAGTCGCTGCTGCGGCTGTCGGCGAACCCGGCTACGCGCGACCGTCCCGCCGTGCTGACCGGGGACAACGCACCTGGCCTCGCCTCGCCATCGGTGCAGGCGGCCGGTGACGGGATGCGCCGGGCCGACACCCGGTTCGGGCTGGTCAACACCAACACCTCGTACACGTACACCGCGAAGGAGCGCAACGCGTCGGGCAGCATGCAGGACGCCGGTCGTGAGCCCCGGCAGATCCTGCCCGTCGCGGGGACCGGGCACCAGACGACGGCCGTGCTGCGGGGTGCGAAGTCGGTGACGGCGTCGAGCAGCGGCAACTGGCTCTTCCACCTGCCGCAGTACGACCCGGTGAACGCGTTCGACGGGAACCCGGAGACCGCGTGGGCCGAGGGCAGCGCCGCGAAGCCCGTGGGGCAGTGGCTGCGGGTGGACTTCACCGCTCCGGTGGAGGTGCCCTCCTCGATCCGGCTGACGCCGCTGCCGTCCGACGGGATGCGGGCCGCTCCCACGGTCGTACGGGTGGAGACCGACCGGGGCGGCGCCACCAGCCCGCTCCAGCCGAACGGGCAGCCGCAGAGCGTGGACGCCCCGCCGGGGCAGGCGAAATGGCTGAGGATCACGATCGAGGAGGCGCAGCAGGGGCGGCCCGGACTGATGGGCGCCGGGTTCAGCGCCGTGGACGTGCCGGGTGTGCAGGTGACGCGGCTACTGGCGCTGCCGAAGGACACGGGCGGGGCGGGTTCCGACGCCGGGACCGACCCGAACGTGATCTCGCTGCACCGGGGGAGCGACCCGGGCGGGCTGTCGCCCGTGTCGGCCGAGGTCGGGCTGCACCGGCAGTTCACCACCCGGCAGGACGGGGCGTACTCGCTGCGGGCGACGGCGCTGCCCGTGCCCGGGACCGCTCTGGACGAACTGCTCTACCGTCAGGCGCCGGACCAGCGAAGGCAGTTGACGGTGTCCGCCGATTCCACGGCGAAGCTGGGCACGTCCCTGACCCCGCGCAACCTGGTCGACGGGGATCTGAGCACCGCATGGGTCTCCGGCAACAAGTCGGTGCTCCATCTGAGGTGGCCGCAGAAGCGGCCGATCGACGAGATCGTGTTCGCGGCGGCGGGCGGTCTGTCGACGCGGCCCGAGCAGGTGGAGATCAGCTCCCCGGACGGGGCGGCGACGGCGTCCGTCGATCCGAACGGCCTGGCCAAGTTCGCGCCGATCACCACCGACCGGCTCGACATCACCCTGACGAAGGCGGCTCCGCTCACCATTCACAACCCGGTGGCGGAGGGTGAGTTGCAGCTGCCCATCGGGCTGAGCGAGGTGTACGTGCCCGCGCTGGACGACTACCGGGTGCCGCAGCCCGACCCGGCCCGCACCTTCTCGCTGCCGTGCGGGCAGGGCCCGGTCCTCTCCATCGACGGCACGCTGCACGCGACGAGCGCGCAGGGAACGCTGCGCGACCTGACGGAGCGGCGCCCGATCGCGGTGTCGCTGTGCGCGGGGGAACAGCGCGACGGTGTCGCCCAGCTGGCGCCCGGGACGCACCGGGTGGAAGCGGGCGACACGGGGCCGCTCGCCATCACCGACCTGACGCTGACGCGGGGTTCCGTCGCCGAACCATCCCGCGAGCAGCGGGAGTTGGGCTTCAAGGACTGGTCCGGGGACTCCCGTACGGTCACCGTGGGGTCGGGCGGGGCCTCGTACCTCCAGACCTACGAGAACGCCAACCCCGGCTGGCAGGCCACTCTCAACGGCAAGGAACTCGCCCCCGTACGGCTGGACGGCTGGCAGCAGGGATGGCTGGTGCCGGAGGGCGAAGGCGGCACGATCGAGCTGGAGTTCGCGCCCGCGCGCTGGTACGTGGGCGGACTCGTCGCGGGCGGGGTGGCGCTGCTGGCGCTCGCCGGGCTGGTGCTGTGGTTCCGGCGGGACGCGCGGCTGCCCGTGCCGACCGGTGGTTCTCCCGCACCTCCCGCTCCCGGGGCCGCGCTCGGGCTCGGCGTGCTGACCGTGGTACTGGTGCTGGTGGCGGGGCCGCTCGCCCTGGCGGTGCCGGTGCTCGCGGTGGCGGCCCGGCTGCGGCCGGCCCTGCTCCCGCTCATCTCGCTCGTGGCGATGGGTGGGGCCGGGGTGGCGGCGGCCTGGGGTGCGGGGTCGCCGGTGGCGGTCCAGACGGGAGCGTTCGGCCCGCTGGCGCAGGCGCTGGCTGTGGTGGGGGTGGTGGCGGCGGCCGTCACGCTCGGCTCGGCGGCGTCCTGGTCGGCATGGGGACGACTGGGCCCGGCGGGGCGGCGCAGTGAGGAGTGA
- a CDS encoding condensation protein: protein MPPSSAPPHHPTTPFTVVDEITRHCLDPAEPETVHIEVHLPSAPDPARLRTAFLEALRRHPRILMREAPGPWYRRRYEWQLTPHPDTEGTVVQHHDTSDRALAEARARALTHAPPLSLSPPVRLEIIGRVLLVVLNHTALDGPACLRVLATTAELYGGRDNSPVSATGPARPGHNPRYPIPGTGFAPVARVAAGTAPGAPGNGLLVADLPVPRRPRGAPYTVNDQLMVATARMIAEWNTERRSAPRPMRVTMPVDDRPRGMDMPIGNGTRLVEVPFTHEELTDSDTAELLLRTADRTRALKALSRPQLGHGAALLTAPVVPVTVRAALIRQLRRTVGPWTSTTLLSNIGRVPYPLDFGDGAGRARAVWFSAPARMPRGLTVTTASTAGRLHLALRWSGTLLGPRDGEHLRELFEKHLHTTAALDDDPVDTTGDNPQNDLDNPSDEEASPP, encoded by the coding sequence GTGCCCCCGTCCTCAGCCCCACCCCACCACCCCACCACCCCCTTCACCGTCGTGGACGAGATCACCCGCCACTGCCTCGACCCCGCCGAACCCGAAACCGTCCACATCGAAGTCCACCTCCCCTCCGCCCCCGACCCCGCCCGCCTGCGCACCGCCTTCCTCGAAGCCCTCCGCCGCCACCCCCGCATCCTCATGCGCGAGGCCCCCGGCCCCTGGTACCGGCGTCGCTACGAGTGGCAGCTCACCCCCCATCCAGACACCGAGGGCACCGTCGTCCAGCACCACGACACGTCCGACCGCGCCCTCGCCGAGGCCCGCGCCCGCGCCCTCACCCACGCCCCGCCCCTCTCCCTCTCGCCCCCCGTGCGCCTGGAGATCATCGGCCGGGTCCTGCTCGTGGTCCTCAACCACACCGCCCTGGACGGCCCCGCCTGCCTGCGCGTCCTCGCCACCACCGCCGAGCTCTACGGCGGCCGGGACAACTCCCCCGTCTCCGCGACCGGCCCGGCCCGCCCCGGCCACAACCCCCGGTACCCGATCCCCGGCACCGGGTTCGCCCCGGTGGCCCGGGTCGCGGCCGGAACCGCCCCGGGCGCGCCCGGCAACGGCCTGCTCGTCGCCGACCTGCCCGTTCCCCGCCGACCGCGCGGCGCCCCGTACACCGTGAACGACCAGCTGATGGTGGCCACCGCCCGCATGATCGCCGAGTGGAACACCGAGCGCCGGTCCGCGCCCCGCCCGATGCGCGTCACGATGCCGGTGGACGACCGCCCCCGGGGAATGGACATGCCGATCGGGAACGGCACCCGACTGGTGGAAGTCCCCTTCACCCATGAGGAGTTGACGGACTCCGACACGGCGGAACTCCTCCTGCGGACCGCCGACCGCACCCGCGCCCTGAAGGCCCTGTCCCGCCCGCAGCTCGGGCACGGTGCGGCCCTGCTCACCGCGCCGGTCGTCCCGGTGACCGTACGCGCCGCCCTCATCCGGCAGTTGAGGCGCACGGTCGGACCGTGGACGTCCACGACCCTGCTGAGCAACATCGGCCGGGTGCCCTACCCGCTGGACTTCGGCGACGGGGCCGGCCGGGCGCGGGCCGTGTGGTTCTCCGCCCCGGCGCGCATGCCGCGCGGCCTGACGGTGACCACGGCCAGTACCGCAGGACGCCTCCATCTCGCGCTGCGCTGGTCGGGCACGCTGCTCGGCCCGCGCGACGGAGAGCACCTGCGCGAGCTGTTCGAAAAGCACCTCCACACGACAGCCGCACTCGACGACGACCCAGTCGACACCACAGGCGACAACCCCCAGAACGACCTCGACAACCCCAGCGACGAGGAGGCAAGCCCCCCATGA
- a CDS encoding class I SAM-dependent methyltransferase, translated as MTAPVTNPPLPRPRDGLRDFYEDPAVPVASGDPRSLRQARMLADALARSPGATVLDVGCGDGRAAATAAPLLPGHRIVGVDWSQDALRRATARFARTPGDLRAVRGELTDGGLPFGDASADAVLFSEVIEHLVDPDSALDEIRRVLAPGGHLMLSTPNLAAWYNRALLLAGVQPVFSEVSLRGIHGRPGREVVGHLRLYTARALRSLLTASGFDVVRIAGAPFHGVPRPLRPLDRLACSAPSAASILLVHARRSSRRQVGKTSQQQGS; from the coding sequence ATGACGGCCCCGGTCACGAACCCACCGCTCCCCCGCCCCCGCGACGGCCTGCGGGACTTCTACGAGGACCCCGCCGTGCCCGTGGCCTCCGGCGACCCACGCAGCCTCCGGCAGGCCCGGATGCTGGCGGACGCCCTGGCCCGCAGCCCCGGCGCCACCGTCCTGGACGTCGGCTGCGGCGACGGACGAGCCGCCGCGACGGCCGCCCCACTGCTCCCCGGCCACCGCATCGTCGGCGTCGACTGGTCGCAGGACGCCCTGCGACGCGCCACCGCCCGGTTCGCCCGCACGCCCGGTGACCTGCGTGCCGTACGGGGTGAACTCACCGACGGGGGGCTGCCGTTCGGGGACGCGTCGGCCGACGCGGTGCTGTTCAGCGAGGTCATCGAGCACCTCGTCGACCCGGACTCCGCGCTCGACGAGATCCGCCGGGTCCTGGCGCCCGGCGGCCATCTCATGCTGTCCACCCCGAACCTCGCCGCCTGGTACAACCGCGCCCTGCTGCTGGCGGGCGTACAGCCGGTGTTCTCTGAGGTGAGCCTGCGCGGCATCCACGGCCGCCCCGGTCGCGAGGTCGTCGGCCATCTGCGGCTGTACACGGCACGCGCCCTGCGCAGCCTGCTGACCGCGTCCGGCTTCGACGTCGTGCGGATCGCGGGAGCCCCCTTCCACGGGGTGCCGCGCCCCCTGCGCCCCCTGGACCGGCTGGCCTGTTCCGCCCCCTCCGCCGCGTCCATCCTCCTCGTGCACGCCAGGCGGAGCAGCCGCCGACAGGTCGGCAAGACGAGTCAGCAACAAGGGAGTTGA
- a CDS encoding DMT family transporter, producing the protein MWWGVVAALFANVLYSGGFVLQKRALGSLPGLDVHRPLRAVRLLLGSLPWLGGSLALAGGFAAQLVVYRTLPMAAAQALFVSGLVLLLLLSSRALGERTSGRERFAMAAVVVALLMVVLSLDSRDSSGESIGAYSPPALVLLLSAVSIGAGIRLYVVADRRSARRRTPTSGVAYGVAVGLVYGVSSLAIKGVSALFDAADLTGTVVAVLSSPYPYLLLVTFGTGLILSQTALQRCRASLVVPVCTTTSCLYTATLGSIAFGESFPDDPLRLTLRVAGAVLAVAVLLTLPSNEAPSTAKELASESR; encoded by the coding sequence ATGTGGTGGGGCGTGGTGGCCGCACTGTTCGCGAACGTCCTCTACAGCGGGGGCTTCGTACTCCAGAAGCGCGCCCTGGGCAGCCTGCCGGGACTGGATGTGCACCGTCCTCTGCGGGCGGTGCGGCTGCTGCTCGGCAGTCTGCCGTGGCTCGGCGGTTCGCTGGCCCTCGCGGGCGGGTTCGCCGCACAGCTCGTGGTGTACCGCACCCTGCCGATGGCCGCCGCGCAGGCCCTCTTCGTCTCGGGTCTGGTGCTGCTCCTGCTGCTGTCCTCCCGGGCGCTCGGCGAACGCACGTCGGGGCGCGAGCGGTTCGCGATGGCGGCGGTCGTGGTGGCGCTGCTGATGGTGGTGCTGTCGCTGGACTCGCGGGACTCCAGCGGCGAATCCATCGGCGCGTACTCGCCCCCGGCACTGGTCCTGCTGCTCAGCGCCGTCTCCATCGGGGCGGGCATCCGGCTGTACGTCGTCGCCGACCGCCGCAGCGCACGCCGGAGGACCCCCACGAGCGGCGTTGCGTACGGTGTCGCCGTCGGCCTCGTGTACGGAGTCAGTTCCCTGGCCATCAAGGGGGTTTCGGCCCTGTTCGACGCGGCGGACCTGACGGGCACGGTCGTCGCGGTGCTCTCCTCCCCGTACCCCTATCTCCTCCTGGTCACCTTCGGCACCGGGCTGATCCTCTCCCAGACCGCCCTTCAGCGCTGCCGCGCCTCGCTCGTGGTGCCGGTCTGCACGACGACGTCCTGCCTGTACACCGCCACCCTGGGCAGCATCGCGTTCGGCGAGTCCTTCCCGGATGATCCGCTGCGGCTGACCCTGCGGGTGGCCGGAGCGGTGCTGGCGGTGGCCGTACTCCTCACTCTCCCCTCGAACGAAGCCCCTTCTACCGCAAAGGAACTGGCCAGTGAATCCCGCTGA
- a CDS encoding Trm112 family protein — MNPADPLLKILVCPIDKGPLTLLPEGPFLYNPRLHRRYPIVDDIPQLLPSSGEQVDDAEHRRLTAP, encoded by the coding sequence GTGAATCCCGCTGACCCACTGCTGAAGATCCTCGTCTGCCCGATCGACAAGGGCCCGCTCACCCTCCTTCCGGAGGGTCCCTTCCTCTACAACCCCCGGCTGCACCGCCGGTATCCGATCGTCGACGACATCCCCCAGCTCCTGCCGTCGTCCGGGGAGCAGGTGGACGACGCGGAGCACCGGCGCCTCACCGCCCCCTGA